Proteins from a genomic interval of Candidatus Paceibacterota bacterium:
- a CDS encoding glycosyltransferase family 2 protein, whose product MSKPIERHTEYKKVSIVIPCYNEVATLYDLLDEVVRAKVCGLEKEIIVVNDGSTDSTDVAISAYKLRNNVHYIAHEKNRGKGAALRTGFAHATGDIVIVQDADLEYNPHEYERLLKPILDKKTVAVYGSRLLQKNPHGGLSFLLGGKFLTILTNILFGSSITDEPTCYKIFDSKFLKSLDLKSEKFEFCPEVTAKTLKHGVNIIEVPISYHPRDIKHGKKIRWHDGVEAAKVLIKERFSKS is encoded by the coding sequence ATGTCTAAACCAATCGAGCGACACACTGAGTACAAAAAGGTCTCTATCGTCATTCCTTGTTACAACGAAGTAGCGACACTCTACGATCTTCTGGACGAAGTTGTTCGTGCAAAGGTGTGCGGACTTGAAAAAGAAATTATCGTCGTCAATGACGGATCGACGGACAGCACGGATGTCGCCATTTCTGCATACAAGTTAAGAAACAATGTTCATTATATTGCCCACGAAAAAAATCGTGGAAAAGGTGCAGCACTTCGAACAGGTTTTGCACACGCAACAGGCGACATCGTTATCGTCCAAGATGCTGACCTAGAATATAACCCACATGAGTATGAAAGATTACTTAAACCAATACTTGATAAAAAAACCGTAGCAGTGTATGGCTCACGACTACTACAAAAAAATCCACACGGTGGACTCTCCTTTTTACTCGGTGGAAAATTTTTAACAATACTTACAAATATACTCTTCGGCTCTTCAATTACTGACGAACCCACATGTTATAAAATATTTGATTCAAAGTTTCTCAAGAGCCTTGATCTAAAGTCAGAGAAATTTGAATTCTGTCCTGAAGTGACCGCAAAAACACTCAAGCATGGAGTGAACATTATCGAAGTACCAATTTCGTATCATCCACGAGATATTAAGCATGGAAAAAAGATCAGGTGGCACGATGGAGTTGAGGCTGCAAAAGTTCTGATTAAGGAGCGATTTTCCAAATCATAA
- a CDS encoding GtrA family protein has product MNYSLPTQVLALRHVSKIFKYLIAGTCMTALVIGLFWLFSGPLHINYIFANIIATTTGIVIGFFVHTHYTHSDKKNSSADHGNRTQFVKFIALSCVNIGLSALLMFVLVSGFTLPEVPSQALTSLLIAVWTYTAQLFFVYV; this is encoded by the coding sequence ATGAATTATTCGCTTCCGACTCAAGTACTCGCGTTACGACACGTTTCAAAAATTTTTAAGTACCTCATTGCGGGTACTTGTATGACAGCGCTTGTCATTGGTCTTTTTTGGCTATTTTCAGGTCCTCTCCACATTAATTACATATTTGCAAACATAATTGCAACAACAACAGGAATCGTTATTGGTTTTTTTGTACACACACATTACACACATAGTGATAAAAAGAATTCTTCAGCTGACCACGGCAATCGAACACAATTTGTAAAATTTATTGCTCTTTCCTGTGTAAATATTGGTCTCTCAGCGCTACTCATGTTTGTACTTGTCAGCGGTTTTACACTTCCTGAAGTACCCTCGCAAGCACTTACATCCCTCTTGATCGCTGTCTGGACATATACCGCTCAATTATTCTTTGTCTATGTCTAA